The sequence CTGCCGACCGGTCCCGGTTACGCTCAAGGGGTGGACCCCAAAACCCGTAACCGGATCATGTCCGGCCTGCTCGCCGTCCTGCTCATCGTCGTGGTCGTAGCGGCGGCGCTGCACTGAGCGATGCTGTCGCGGCGGCGCTGCACCGAGTGCTGCTGTGGCCGCTGCCGCGTGCCGGGCCGCCGGTCTGACCGATGGCCCGGCACGCGGTCCGCTCACCAGGCGAAGGCCTCCGGGCTCGGGCCGGGCCCGGGGAAGATCTCGTCGAGCGAGGCGAGGAGATCGTCCGGGAGGGTCAGTTCGACGGCGCGCAGCGCGGAGGCGAGCTGGTCCGTCGTGCGGGGGCCGACGATCGGCCCGGTGACGCCGGGACGCGTCAGGAGCCAGGCCAGCGCGACCTCGCCGGGCTCCAGGCCGTGCTTGTCGAGCAGATCCTCGTAGGACTCGATCTGGGCACGGATAGCGGAGTTGGCGAGGGCATCGGCCGAGCGGCCGACGGCCGAGCGGCCCGCGCCGCCCTCGCGCTCCTTGCGCAGGGCCCCGCCCAGCAGCCCACCGTGCAGCGGGGACCACGGGATGACGCCCAGGCCGTAGCCCCGGGCGGCCGGGATGACCTCCATCTCGGCGCGCCGCTCGGCGAGGTTGTAGAGGCACTGCTCGCTGACCAGACCCAGCGAACCGCGGCGGGCCGCCGTCTCGTTGGCACGGGCGATGTGCCAGCCCGCGTGGTTGGACGAGCCGGCGTAGAGGATCTTGCCCTGGTGGACGAGAACGTCGATGGCCTGCCAGATCTCGTCCCAGGGGGTGTCCCGGTCGACGTGGTGGAACTGGTAGAGATCGATGTAGTCCGTGCCCAGCCGCTTGAGGCTGGCCTCCACCGAGCGCCGGATGTTGACCGCGGAGAGCTTGTCGTGGTTGGGCCAGACCTTGTCGCCCTCCGTCCCCATGTTGGCGTAGACCTTGGTGCCCAGCACGGTCTTGTCCCGCCGGCCGCCGCCTTTGGCGAACCAACTGCCGACAATCTCCTCGGTACGGCCCTTGTCGGCGCCGAATCCGTAGACATTGGCGGTGTCGAAGAAGTTGACGCCCGCGCCCTGCGCTGCGTCCATGATGGTGTGACTGGCGGCCTCGTCCGTCTGAGGCCCGAAGTTCATCGTCCCGAGGACGAGTCGGCTGACCTTGAGTCCGGTGCGTCCGAGCTGCGTGTACTTCATGGTGGTCCAGCCAACGCCTTGGAACGCGCTCGACGCAAGGACCGCGCGGGGTGGCGGGCGGACTCCTTGTGGTTCCCGGGCAGGGCCGGGCGCTCCACGGGACGCGTGGTGCCGGTGCGGCGCCTCAGTGCGAGGACAACACCCCGTACGCCGCCCCGACCCCCCACGCCTGATGCATCGCCCCGGCGAACGCCCCCGCGAGCAGTCGCTCGCCCCACTCCGACGGATGCGTCCCGTCGTACGTGGCGCTGTCGATCTCCCAGCCGTCCGGCACGGAGGCCAGCAGCAACGGCGAGCCGGGGGTGGAGAGATCGGCGACGGCCTTGGCCAGCAGCTCGTTGAAGCGCTCGCACTCCGCGCCGAACGCGGTGTCCGCCACCGCCCGCACATTGGGTATCACCGGCATCAGCACCGCCCGCAGGTGCGGCGCCGCCGCCCGGGCCCGCGCCACGAACTCCCGCACGTTCTCCGCGGTCTGCTCGGCGTTCGTATAGAAGCCGAGGTCGATCAGGCCGAGCGAGACCAGCAGGGTGTCGGCGTCGTACCGGCGCACCATGTCGCCGATCAGCGGTGCCATGTGCAGCCAGCCCTCGCCCCAGCCGGCGAGGTGGCGGCGGGCCTCCTCGGGGAAGCCGGGGTCGGCGTAGGCGGCGGAGGTGGGGGCGCCCGTGGCCGGTTCGTGGAGCGTGTGGCGCGGTCCGACGATGCGGTACGGGCCGTCGAACGTCGCGTTCAGGTGCTGCCACATCCGGTAGCGCCACGTGAAATCGCCGGTGCTCCCAATGGTCATCGAGTCACCGACGAACATGATCCTCATCCGGCCATGATGGCCGAGACCCCCTACTGCTCGGTACGTGACGCTGGACACGCCCGGTTCGTGGTGCGGTGACGGCCTGGCCGACGCGATGCGGTCGGCGATGGGGAGGCCGGTGGCTTGCGGCCACGTCCGGTGGTCCGGGATGGCAGTCTGTGCCCATGCGTTCGCTTCTGTGCGCGGCCGGTGCCGCGGGAATCCTGTGGTCGGCTGCCGTGGTGCCCGCCGCCGCCGACGAGCCCGACGGCTTCACCATCGGCGATCCCCGGATCACCGAGTCCAGCGGCCTGGCCGCCAGCCGGGCGCACCCCGGGATCTACTGGACCCACAACGACAGCGACGACGGCCCCTACGTCTACGCCGTCGACGGCCGCACCGGCCGTACGGTCGCCCGGATCACCCTGCGCGGCATCGGCAAGCCGCGCGATGCCGAGGCCATCTCGACCGGCCCGGACGGCAATATCTACGTCGGCGACATCGGCGACAACCTCGGCGGCAGCTGGAGCCACGTCTGGATCTACCGCTTCCCCGAACCGAAGAAGCTGCGCGACGCGACGGTGACGGCGACCCAGTTCGACGTGAAGTACGCGGACGGGCCACGGGACGCCGAGGCGCTGATGGTGCACCCCAAGACCGGCCGGGTCTACATCGCCAGCAAGAAGCAGGACGGCGGTGGCGCCCTCTACGCGGGCCCGCAGCGGCTCACCACCTCCGGCACCAACGTCTTCCAAAAGGTCGCGCCGATCGACCTGTGGGTGACCGACGGGGCGTTCTCCCCCGACGGCACCCGTCTGGT is a genomic window of Streptomyces sp. Edi2 containing:
- a CDS encoding aldo/keto reductase, with translation MKYTQLGRTGLKVSRLVLGTMNFGPQTDEAASHTIMDAAQGAGVNFFDTANVYGFGADKGRTEEIVGSWFAKGGGRRDKTVLGTKVYANMGTEGDKVWPNHDKLSAVNIRRSVEASLKRLGTDYIDLYQFHHVDRDTPWDEIWQAIDVLVHQGKILYAGSSNHAGWHIARANETAARRGSLGLVSEQCLYNLAERRAEMEVIPAARGYGLGVIPWSPLHGGLLGGALRKEREGGAGRSAVGRSADALANSAIRAQIESYEDLLDKHGLEPGEVALAWLLTRPGVTGPIVGPRTTDQLASALRAVELTLPDDLLASLDEIFPGPGPSPEAFAW
- a CDS encoding GDSL-type esterase/lipase family protein codes for the protein MRIMFVGDSMTIGSTGDFTWRYRMWQHLNATFDGPYRIVGPRHTLHEPATGAPTSAAYADPGFPEEARRHLAGWGEGWLHMAPLIGDMVRRYDADTLLVSLGLIDLGFYTNAEQTAENVREFVARARAAAPHLRAVLMPVIPNVRAVADTAFGAECERFNELLAKAVADLSTPGSPLLLASVPDGWEIDSATYDGTHPSEWGERLLAGAFAGAMHQAWGVGAAYGVLSSH